Proteins from a single region of Deltaproteobacteria bacterium:
- the guaB gene encoding IMP dehydrogenase, with amino-acid sequence MHEPSASGRAVIRDGLTFDDVLLVPGPSSVHPTDVDLSAQLTPGIRMKMPLVASPMDTVTEHRTAICMAQEGGIGFVHKNLSIEAQAAEVAKVKRFESGMIVDPFTLGPDQPIQDALDIMREHRISGLPVVRGEKLVGIVTNRDLRFVRRLDVPVSTVMTSEGLITVRVGVSMEKAKELLHQNRIEKLLVIDDNGNLRGLITIKDIEKQQLYPNANKDGLGRLRVGAAVGVTKDALERADALIRAGADLLLVDSSHGHAEAVLNAIAEMHAAFPDVEIVGGNVATAEGAEALIKAHVSAVRCGVGPASICTTRIIAGVGVPQLTAIMDAAEVCRRHGIPLIADGGVKYSGDIVKGLAAGADTMMIGSLFAGTDESPGDLVLHQGRSYKVYRAMGSLSAMRDGSRDRYFQTEVRAPSKLVPEGVEGRVPHRGPLSNSLYQLLGGVRSGMGLIGAPDLAALRARAEFVRISAAGLRESHPHDVIITEEPPNYWLESK; translated from the coding sequence TTGCACGAGCCCAGCGCCTCCGGGCGCGCAGTCATCCGGGACGGCCTGACCTTCGACGACGTCCTCCTTGTGCCCGGTCCTTCCTCCGTCCATCCCACCGACGTAGACCTCTCTGCGCAGCTCACGCCGGGCATCCGCATGAAGATGCCGCTCGTCGCTTCGCCGATGGACACGGTGACGGAGCACCGAACCGCGATCTGCATGGCGCAAGAGGGCGGCATCGGCTTCGTGCACAAGAATCTCTCGATCGAGGCGCAGGCCGCCGAGGTCGCCAAAGTCAAGCGCTTCGAGTCGGGGATGATCGTCGACCCGTTCACGCTCGGCCCGGACCAGCCGATCCAGGACGCGCTCGACATCATGCGCGAGCACCGCATCTCGGGTCTGCCCGTCGTGCGCGGCGAGAAGCTGGTCGGGATCGTGACGAATCGCGACCTGCGGTTCGTGCGCCGGCTCGACGTTCCCGTCTCGACGGTGATGACCTCCGAGGGCCTGATCACCGTTCGTGTCGGCGTCTCGATGGAGAAGGCCAAGGAGCTGCTCCACCAGAACCGCATCGAGAAGCTGCTCGTCATCGACGACAACGGCAATCTGCGCGGGCTGATCACGATCAAGGACATCGAGAAGCAGCAGCTCTATCCGAACGCCAACAAGGATGGCCTCGGCCGCCTTCGCGTCGGTGCAGCGGTGGGCGTGACCAAGGACGCGCTCGAGCGCGCGGACGCGCTGATCCGCGCCGGCGCCGACCTGCTACTCGTCGACAGCTCGCACGGCCATGCGGAAGCGGTGCTGAACGCGATCGCCGAGATGCACGCGGCGTTCCCGGACGTCGAGATCGTGGGCGGAAACGTTGCGACCGCCGAGGGCGCCGAGGCGCTGATCAAGGCGCACGTGTCGGCGGTGCGCTGCGGCGTGGGGCCCGCATCGATTTGCACCACGCGCATCATCGCGGGCGTCGGAGTTCCGCAGCTCACCGCGATCATGGACGCCGCGGAGGTCTGCCGCCGGCATGGAATTCCGCTGATCGCCGACGGCGGCGTGAAGTACTCCGGCGACATCGTGAAGGGCCTGGCGGCGGGCGCGGACACGATGATGATCGGCTCGCTCTTCGCCGGCACGGACGAGAGCCCGGGCGATCTGGTCCTGCATCAGGGCCGCTCCTACAAGGTCTATCGCGCGATGGGGTCGCTCTCGGCGATGCGCGACGGCTCACGCGATCGCTACTTCCAGACGGAGGTGCGAGCGCCGTCGAAGCTCGTGCCGGAAGGCGTCGAGGGCCGCGTGCCGCACCGAGGGCCGCTCTCGAACAGCCTGTACCAGCTGCTCGGGGGCGTGCGCTCGGGAATGGGGCTGATCGGCGCGCCCGACCTAGCGGCGCTTCGCGCGCGGGCCGAGTTCGTGCGGATCAGCGCCGCGGGTCTGCGCGAGTCGCACCCGCACGACGTGATCATCACCGAGGAGCCGCCGAACTACTGGCTCGAGAGCAAGTGA
- a CDS encoding cyclic nucleotide-binding domain-containing protein has protein sequence MSESLDRHPLLSELTAGDRRMLEEYLAPREVEAGSTLFRATDEAEELLFVSDGVVSIRSEGQPIGELGQGEVIGALCLVSAGLRMCDAVAAAPSSLLCLSRESYARLRLDQPALALQLEEAILRSFASLVRSVLVDARSSSVAIS, from the coding sequence GTGAGTGAATCGCTGGATCGTCACCCGCTGCTTTCGGAGCTCACGGCCGGCGACCGCCGGATGCTCGAGGAGTACCTGGCGCCGCGCGAGGTCGAGGCCGGATCGACGCTGTTCCGGGCCACCGACGAGGCGGAGGAGCTGCTCTTCGTGAGCGATGGAGTGGTCTCGATCCGATCGGAGGGTCAGCCGATCGGCGAGCTCGGCCAGGGCGAGGTGATCGGCGCGCTCTGCCTCGTGAGCGCGGGCCTGCGCATGTGTGATGCGGTCGCGGCGGCGCCGTCGAGCCTGCTCTGCCTGTCGCGCGAGAGCTATGCGCGGCTGCGACTCGATCAGCCCGCGCTCGCGCTGCAGCTCGAGGAGGCGATCCTGCGCAGCTTCGCTTCACTCGTGCGCAGCGTTCTCGTCGATGCGCGCTCGTCGAGCGTCGCGATTTCTTGA